From Candidatus Tanganyikabacteria bacterium:
GATCTGGGCGTTTGGATAGGGCTCCAGGCTGTCGCCCACGTTGCAGATCTCGATGCCCAGCGAGAAGTCGTTGACGTTGCGCCGGCCGTCGAGGCTGCTGGGGCCCGCATGCCAGGCGCGGCGCGCGTCGGCAACGCACCGCACGACTTCGCCGGCGCGGTCCACGATGTAATGGCTGCTCACCTGCGCGGCGGGATTGGCGAAGAAACGCGCGGTGGCGCGGGCGTCGGCGCGGCTGGCCGTGTGGTGCCACACCACGGCGTCGATGGCTGTCCCGGCCGGCCGATCGTTATGGTTTGGGGACGGGATGTCGATCAGGGGCGGCATCGCCGGGTCGCCGGCCGCCCGGATCGCCCCGGCCGACCCCGCCGTAACGCCTGCCCTTGCCGGCGCCACCGCCCGGCTCAGGTCGGCGGCACCCGGCACGGCCGACTGCACCCCGGCACAGCCCCCCGCGAGGACCAAAGCCGCTGTCCAAACCATCCGCCATCTCATAGGATCGAGGCTAGCAAGCCAGCCGGCCGTACATGAATTGTTCGGCCCCATTTACCTACCAGAAAGTCGATTTCCACCGCCGATGCCCGCCCCCGGAACGGTCGCGCCGCCCTCGGTCGCCCTGGCGGCACGCCGGCCGGATGCGGGCCTCCAGGCGGCCCTGGACGCCGTCCTGGAAGCCTGCGACCTGCCAGGCGCCGGCGTCTTCGTCCTCGACCTGGAGGGCGGCCGAGTCGCGTTCAACCGGCCCGACGACGCCTTCTACCCGGCTTCCATCATCAAGGTGCCCGTCATGGTCGAGGTGGTCCGGCAGATCGCCTTCGAGGGACTGGATCCCGAGATCGACCTCGAAGTCACGGCCGCGCACTGGACCGAGACGTGGAAGCCCGAGTTCGCCGTCGGCGACCGCGCGCCCCTGCGCCGGATGCTCGACCTGATGATCACCCGCAGCGACAACGCGGCGACCAACGTGCTGATCGACGTGGCCGGCCGGCACGCCATCGATGCGTTCATGGCCGCCCTGGGCGTCCCCGAGATCCGGGTCCGGCGCAAGCTGGGCGGCAACGCCCCCATGCCGGACGCCGACTGGACCGGCGGGCGCAACGCGATGACGCCCCGCGCGACGGCCACCCTCTTCGAGTGGCTGGCGGGCGGCGTGCTCGTGAACGCGGCCGGATCGGCCCGGATGCTCGAGATCCTGGGTCGGCAGGAAGATCGCGATTGCCTGCCCCGCGGCCTGCCGCCTGGAGCGCGGATCTACCACAAGACGGGCCGGACCTCGGAGGTCACCCATGACGCCGGCCTCGTCGAACGGCCCCCGGCCCGCTACGTCCTGGTGGTGTTCACGGAGCGGTCGCCGAGCGACCGGACGTGCGACGCCATCGGCAGGGTCGCGGCGGCCGTGGACGCGGCGATCGGCTGAAGGCGGCAGGCGCTGGATCACGGTGGCGCCGCCCTCACGGCGCGGCCGGCACGGAGGCCGGCCCCACCCGCTGCATCGGTGGCGCAGGCCTCCGTGCCTGCGTCCGAGAGGCGCCAGGTCAGCGCCGGCCGGACCTACTTGGGCCGTTTCCAGCGGCCGCCCGACTCGGCGCGCCGCCGGACGGACTCGCCGATCTCGGGCAGGCCCTGCCGCAGCCCGAACTCCAGGAGAAACCCGGGGACGTAGAACCCCGGATCCAGGATGATCTCGTAGGTCACCCGCGTGCCGGCGCCGTCGGGCGCCAGGGTCCACGCGCCATCGTCCCGCTTGAAGAACCCGCCGACCTCCTGCCACGTGACCTGCCGCCGGTCGGCCCGGTAGCGGCGGATGTAGACCACGCTGAAGTCGAACATCCCGAATTGCCGCGCCCGCATCAGGATCTTCGCGCCGCCCGGAAAGCGTTCCAGAGCCCGGCACTCGGTCACGAAGGGCATGAACTCGGCGAAGCGGGTGTCGTCGGTCAGCGTCTCGAAGACCTGGTCCGGCGGCGCGGCCACGCGGAAGCCGGCCGTCAGGGTCCCGCCCCAGCCGTCCCGCCGGAACTCGCGCACCTCCATCGCCGCGGCCGGCAGGGCGCCGGCCAGGGCCGACGCCGCCAGGAGGGCGGGCGCGAAGCGTCGTGAGGGCACTGCGAGACATTCTTCCCCGAAATCGGCCGCGAGGACCGGGGTAGTCCGGATTCGCGGAACCGGGCCGCACGCTATCCTCGTGGCGGCAGGCAGCGACCGTCCGGTCCCAGAAAGGATCTCCCGATGGCCGGTTCCATCCCGGAACTCGATCCGCACCTCCGCGGCGATCGGCCCGACCCCGGCGTCCCCGCCCGCGCAG
This genomic window contains:
- a CDS encoding SRPBCC family protein, with protein sequence MPSRRFAPALLAASALAGALPAAAMEVREFRRDGWGGTLTAGFRVAAPPDQVFETLTDDTRFAEFMPFVTECRALERFPGGAKILMRARQFGMFDFSVVYIRRYRADRRQVTWQEVGGFFKRDDGAWTLAPDGAGTRVTYEIILDPGFYVPGFLLEFGLRQGLPEIGESVRRRAESGGRWKRPK
- a CDS encoding serine hydrolase — encoded protein: MPAPGTVAPPSVALAARRPDAGLQAALDAVLEACDLPGAGVFVLDLEGGRVAFNRPDDAFYPASIIKVPVMVEVVRQIAFEGLDPEIDLEVTAAHWTETWKPEFAVGDRAPLRRMLDLMITRSDNAATNVLIDVAGRHAIDAFMAALGVPEIRVRRKLGGNAPMPDADWTGGRNAMTPRATATLFEWLAGGVLVNAAGSARMLEILGRQEDRDCLPRGLPPGARIYHKTGRTSEVTHDAGLVERPPARYVLVVFTERSPSDRTCDAIGRVAAAVDAAIG
- a CDS encoding N-acetylmuramoyl-L-alanine amidase, whose product is MVWTAALVLAGGCAGVQSAVPGAADLSRAVAPARAGVTAGSAGAIRAAGDPAMPPLIDIPSPNHNDRPAGTAIDAVVWHHTASRADARATARFFANPAAQVSSHYIVDRAGEVVRCVADARRAWHAGPSSLDGRRNVNDFSLGIEICNVGDSLEPYPNAQIDQVIVLTAHLLRRHGIPALRITRHRDVAVPAGSKIDTSDNFPWDHAIAGVKAVLAGQPIPPRAEPQAPPGYDPARRTHEVHPGETWESIADLVLDNPARGREIRLHNGGGDRPRAGSRVRIPVDFGL